From the genome of Nocardia mangyaensis:
TCGGTCGACCGCTCGATTATTCCGCAGCCCTTCCTGGATGTCGACTACTACACGGTCTCGGTAACGTTCCAGCCGAAGATTATCCAGCACGCACTCGACAACTATGCCTCGACATTTTCTAGTTCTGAGAAGGCGGGGCCGCATATCTACCCGGACAAGGTCTATTCGTCTCTTGGGCTGTGACAGGTCGCTATCGGTGATGTGTCGAGCTGCAGGTCGCCAATCGTGGCGGTGATATCAGCACAGGTGATCCGAGCCTGCACGGATCTTGGCGGCGATCCGATCAGTCTCGTCGATCGTTAGCTCCGGGACCTCCCCGAACTCGGTGCCACCATCGGGGAGGGTTCCGGCAACGTGGAAGTGAACGTGTGGAATCGTTTGGTGAGCAGCCGTGCCGTTGTTCTGCCACACAGCAATGCCGGGACGCTCGAACGCTTCGTCGATTGCTTTGGCGACCAAGGCGACGGTGTCAATGATTGCGTGTCGTTCGTCCTCGCTCAGGTCTAGAAGCGTGGGGGCGTGGCGGACAGGTACCACGATGATGTGGCCAACTCCTCGCTGCTCGCGGGTTACAAGCGCTGCGACACGGTCTGAGCGACAGAGAATGGTGAATGGACGTCGGCCACTTAGGTAGTCGCAGAATGCGCACCGGGTTACTTCGGGTAGCGAGAGGTTCGACTCAGTCATCACTGCTCCAATGAGGTGAGAAATGCTTGGAACTCCGCCATATTGATGTTATCGGCGGTAGTTTGGGTGACGACGATACGCAGCTCTCTGGAGAACCTATGCCTTCTCGTCCTCAGTACGAACGAGAAGGCGATCAATCGTGCCGAGACTTCACCGGTGAGCTCGGATATCCGTGACTGGCCTTGTCCAATCAGTGGTACACAAACGGGCGCACCGTTGCTGTGGCGGTCGCACGCGTCCCATACGGCGTCGAGGCTGTCCAATACTCCGCGTATTGAGCCTTGTGCAACGTTGTGAACATCCATGTCGGTGTATGCGACACAGAAGTATTTCTGTGCGTTGGTTGCCGACAGGGTTGCCACCGTCCCGATCGGGTACACGACCTGCTTGCCGGGTTTGTTTATCGGACTGTTTGCGGCGGGCGCTATTCCCGACAGTGCGGAGTCGAGCGCCATGTCTAGTCGTACTTCTGAACCGGCGTAGATCCTGTTGAGAAAGTGCGCTTGAACGCTGTTTGGCGCAATTATTCCGCCAGTAACAGATGTGTCGAACGTTGAGGTCATCCCGATGAGGAGACTGCCGTCGGTCTGGTCGAACAGGTCGCCTACGACGAGGCGGATGGTCGCATTGGACGAATAGCGCTTCTGTGGGAGCCGTGGCCGCTCCACCACGAGTGCCCACGTGAGCGCGACGACAGCCACTACGGCGACGACCCACCACTTCTTCTTAAACAGGTCCGGATAGAACAGTGCCCACAGCCCGAGGCTGACAGCCATCAAGCCAACAGCGGCAAATACTCTCTGACCGAACTGTTTCCAGAATCGGAGGTGGCGTGCCTGTGCAAAATAGCGCCGGATCATGAATCGAAATCCCCCTCGGGACGGTCCTTTGCAACGCAGGCTACGAGTCCCTTCGGGGGCTGTTGTCTCCCGTCGGGAGCTGCCGTCTCGTCACGATCGCGCTGGCTGACTTATACTCTAGCCGCCCTCTGTGACGGCGCTTGCGTTGGCGCCGTTCGGCTTCTGTCGCTCGGTCTCGGTACGGTTCGATTGGTCACCGCTGGTGGCCGGATTCATCCCATGGCGGGGCAGGCGGCGGAAAACGTACTGCTCGCGCACTACGTTGCCGTCCACGCTCTGATCGACAAGTTGGGTCCGCCACTCTGTGCGGGCAGGTAAGTCTATTCCGTCGAGAGGTTGAGCATCGGGATGATGGACGATCCAGCGTGTGGCCTGGCCGGCGACTTCCCGGTTGATGAACCGGATGAGCGAGTCCCGGTCTTCCTGTGTTGCCGAGTTTGGCAGGCCGAGCTTTTCCGGGTCTGCCGTGGTGTCACGAATTTGTAGGATCACACGGTCGCTAAGCGGAAACCACATCACCCGCGCTGATCCGAATCCCACGGGATCGTCGCCTGGGCTCCACCACACAATAGGTTCGTCGCTGGTGAGAACCGAGCCTGGGCGTCCGACGATCAGGCTCCATGCCATGCAGTCGGCGAGCCTCTCATTGATCTGCGTAAATGCCATCCGGATGCTTTCCTGAACCAACACTGCTTGGGGTGCGAACAAGCGAGGTCCGTCATCGCCGGTCATCTCACGTCGGTACGCCAGTACGCTTGCATGGGTAGGTCGCTGGCCGCGCTCGACCAGCCAGTCTCGGATCTCATCATCGGAAACGGTCTCCCGCAGATATTGTCGCGCGCTGTGGGTCGCGAGAGCGTTCAGGTCTTCACGCCATCGGTGCCCGCGTACCGTCTGCAAAGCGACGAAGTTGATCAGGTGGTACCAGTCCTCCTGTGTCATGGAGGCGAGGCTGAGTTCCCGCGTGAACTTATCGATCACTTTCAAGCCTTCGCCTTCAAAGTGGCTGAGATGGTTTTCAACCAGTTCTGGGTCGTGCCCCTGACGGTCTTTCTCGCGTGCCAGATCATCGGTTTCGATTCGATAGAAGCCAACTTCAGTGCACGCCTTATCGACCGATTTAGGGATTATTCGGCTCGAATCATCTCGATCCACCAGTGCTACAACTGGGTACTTCTTGCCTGGTTTGGCTTTGGCGAAGTGCCGTAGGTAAGCCTCTGGGATGAGATGGTGCCGAGGTGTCATGCTTCGTTTCTCCTGCCCGCGACAAGTTAATTTGTCCTCGCGTCAACCGGTCGCTGGGGGTGGCGTGTGGCAGCGGCGTATCTGGCGATGATACCCAGCGCAAGCGTCGTTCTGCTGGTGCGGCTTTCGATGGACATGATGCGGGCGGCGAGGATGGATCGGTGGTCTCGCGGGTCGGTCAAACCGAGTGAACTTCCAGCCCGCGAAGATCCGCCGAACTGTGGCCGAAACCCTGAATTCCCTTGATAATAGCCACTTTTCGAGGTACAGTTAACTTATGGCGACCACGCATTTGAGACGTTAGCGATCTTATATCCCGCATCCACGAGGGGCGCCATTTATGGCGTCCCTCGTGCTGTTTACGGGCAACAAGATCCTGACCCCTCGTTGCTGGTGGCCACGTCACTGTAGTCACAGCAAAGGAGGCAGCTTATGGACGAGAGCAACGCTCGCAACATTCCGGCATACATTCAGGATCTGGTCACAGCCAGGCACGGTCGCGCGAACAGGGGAGAGCCCGGTTCCCTGGAAACCGAGTTCGGAGCCACTCCGCTGCTCGCTCCGTCAGCACCGACGCTGATCTACCTCCGAGTGTCCACGAAAGGGCAGCTCGACACTGCCCTCGACATCGACCCCAACGGGCTGTCCATCGCCACCCAGCAGGATGAATGCGTCACCAAGGTCAACGCCGTCGGCGGCGAACTGGTACATCCACCGTTCATCGAGGGCGGCGTCTCCGCCAAGGACGTCGAGCACCGACCGGCGTTCAAGCAGATGCTCGCCTACATCCACGCCCATCCCGGCATCAAGTACGTCATCACCTACAACCGGGCGCGCGCCTTCCGAAATCATTTTGACGCCGCCATCCACATCGCTCAGCTCCAGAAGTTCGGCATCCGCCTGATCACCGTCAAAGATGACTTCGGCGAAGGCCCCGCCGCCACCGCGATGGAGGGCATGCTTGATGTCATGAACGGCCTCATGAACACCATGAACGGCCTCGACGTCGCCGCCAAGATGGCCTACAAAGCCACCCACGGCGGCACCATCGGCCGCGCCAAACTCGGCTACCTCAACACCAAAACCGACATCGGCGGCAAGAAGATCGCCACCGTCACCCTCGATCCCGAGCGCGCCACCCTTGTGCATAAAGCCTGGGAACTGTACGCCACTGGCGAGTACAGCATCGAACGCCTCGAAGCCACCATGGCCGACCTCGGCCTGACCGCCCGCCCGGCCGCCCGCAACCCCCATATCCATCCCGTGTCCGCCAACAAGCTGGACCAGATGCTCGGTGACCCGTACTACCTGGGGTACGTCATCTACAAGGGCGACATCTATCCCGGCAACCACGAACCCCTCGTCGATGAAGAACTGTTCCAGAAAGTCCAGGAAGTCCGTGACCTCAGAAGCGCCAGAGGCCAACGCGACCGCGTCCACCAGCACTACCTCAAAGGCGGCATCTTCTGTCAGCGTTGCCACACCCAGGGCCGCACCTCGCGCCTGATCTTCACCCAGCCCACCGGCAGGGCAGGCAAGAAGTACGGCTACTTCGTGTGCCGGGGTCGTCAAGAGGGCTTGTGCGATCTGCCGCACCTTCGGATCGAGGATGTCGAAGGCGCGATAGTCGAGCACTACCGCAGCTTCGCGCTGCCGACCGGGTTTATCACCGACGTGCGCCGTGTCCTAAATCACACCCTGAGCAACGAACACGCCGCCACCAAGGAACTCCACGCCAGTCTGGCTCGGCGTATCCGCGATCTTGATACGCAGGAAAACCGGCTCGTTGATGCCCTCGCCGACGGCACCCTGCCCGGCGACAAGATCCGCGCCAAACTTCGCGATATCACCATCCAAAAAGACCGCCTCAAGCTCGGATTGGCTGACGCCAGCGCCGAACTCGCCGCCGGGGCTGATGTCCTGCGCCGCAGCCTCGACCTTCTGGTGAACCCATACGCGATGTACCAGAGTGGTGCCGACAACATCCGCCGCCTGCTCAACCAAACCTTCTTCGAGCGCTTTTACCTCGATGAGACCACCAACACCGTCGTTCCGGCCGATGACAAGACGCCACTGTTCGCGGAACTGCACGAGGCCAACCGGATTCACCAACGCCGAACAGCCGGGCGGGGCATCACTGCGGTCTCACGCGCCGCCCACGGCCGGATAGACGGCACAACCAGCCAGCAGGGCACGCAACCCGACGCCAACGCTCAGCGAGCCACACACAGCCAAGACTCCGGATACGACAAGAGCCCCCGCTATGCGGAGGCTCCTACCCGTACGGATGCTGAATCTTCTTCTACTGTCCCGCCCGAACCATCCCTTGCCGACGTTTTGTCGGTCGGTGATTCGAGTACGGCACTTATGGTGGGCGCAGAGGGGATCGAACCCCCGACCGCTGGTGTGTAAAACCAGTGCTCTACCGCTGAGCTATACGCCCTGGCACCGCCGGGGAGAACCGGCGGTGACGGTTTATGAATCTAGCGCGGCGAGCGCTTTCTCCCAAGCCGCCTGGTCACGGGCCTCTCCGGGCTCGTTCATCTCGGCGAAAGTGATGTATCCGGACTTGTCGACGACGAAGGTGCCGCGGTTGGGATAACCGGACTTCTCGTTGAAGACGTCGTAGGACTGGGTGACGGCGCCGTGCGGCCAGAAGTCCGACAGCAACGGGAACAGGTAGCCCTGCTCTGCGGCCCAGATCTTGTGGGTGGGCGGGGGACCGACGGAGATCGCGATGATCTCGGCGTCGTCGTTCTGGAACTTGGGCAACTCGTCGCGGACCTTGCACAGTTCGCCCTGACAGATGCCGGTGAAGGCGAGCGGGTAGAACACCAGGAGCACGTTCTTCTTGCCGCGGTAATCCGACAGGGTGACGGGCTGGTTGTTCTGGTCCTTGAGCGTGAAGTCCGGCGCGAGAGTGCCAACCTCTAGCGGCATACTGGGGATCCTGTCGTCGTGTCGGGTCTCAGCCGAGCGTTCTCGCCCAGCTGAGACCTTAGCGAACCGAAGAGTCAGCGCTGCTTCGACGGTGCCTTCGGCTGCACGAGGCGACTGCCCGTCCAGGCCCCGAGGCTGATAGTGGATGTCTGGGTCAGGCCGGCCGTGGGTGCGGCTTCGGCGATCTCGCTCGGATCGACATGGCCTGGGTGCCCGGTCTTGGGGGTGAGGACCCAGATGAAGCCTTCGTCGGCCAGCGGGCTGATGGCATCCATCAGCTCGTCGGCCAGATCGCCGTCTCCTTCTCGCCACCAGAGCAGGACGGCGTCGACGACCTCGTCGGAGTCTTCGTCGACCATCTCGCCGCCGCTGACCTCCTCGATCTCGGCGCGCAATGCGTCGTCGGTGTCCTCGTCCCAGCCCAATTCCTGAACAACCAAGCCGTGAGAAATGCCAAGCTTCTGAGCGTAGTTCTGCGCGTCCGCCGCGGCGACCACGGTGGTGTCCTCCCTAAACTGCCGACAGTAAGATAGGTGCAAGCGAACATGGTTATCGCCCGCAACGCAAGCCGATCGGATGAATTGGGACCGTACGCCGCGTGTCGGCAGGGCGAATTCAGCGGCCTGGGCAGGCCTCTTGTACCGCGGTACGGGCCTGATTAATGGTGCGGCTGGCCTCGTTGAGCCGACCGACCGGTGAGCTGTAGGTCATCTTCCTGGTCTCGGCCGACAGCGCGCGCGCGGCCATGACGTA
Proteins encoded in this window:
- a CDS encoding HIT family protein, which translates into the protein MTESNLSLPEVTRCAFCDYLSGRRPFTILCRSDRVAALVTREQRGVGHIIVVPVRHAPTLLDLSEDERHAIIDTVALVAKAIDEAFERPGIAVWQNNGTAAHQTIPHVHFHVAGTLPDGGTEFGEVPELTIDETDRIAAKIRAGSDHLC
- a CDS encoding macro domain-containing protein, with the protein product MIRRYFAQARHLRFWKQFGQRVFAAVGLMAVSLGLWALFYPDLFKKKWWVVAVVAVVALTWALVVERPRLPQKRYSSNATIRLVVGDLFDQTDGSLLIGMTSTFDTSVTGGIIAPNSVQAHFLNRIYAGSEVRLDMALDSALSGIAPAANSPINKPGKQVVYPIGTVATLSATNAQKYFCVAYTDMDVHNVAQGSIRGVLDSLDAVWDACDRHSNGAPVCVPLIGQGQSRISELTGEVSARLIAFSFVLRTRRHRFSRELRIVVTQTTADNINMAEFQAFLTSLEQ
- a CDS encoding DUF4238 domain-containing protein, with amino-acid sequence MTPRHHLIPEAYLRHFAKAKPGKKYPVVALVDRDDSSRIIPKSVDKACTEVGFYRIETDDLAREKDRQGHDPELVENHLSHFEGEGLKVIDKFTRELSLASMTQEDWYHLINFVALQTVRGHRWREDLNALATHSARQYLRETVSDDEIRDWLVERGQRPTHASVLAYRREMTGDDGPRLFAPQAVLVQESIRMAFTQINERLADCMAWSLIVGRPGSVLTSDEPIVWWSPGDDPVGFGSARVMWFPLSDRVILQIRDTTADPEKLGLPNSATQEDRDSLIRFINREVAGQATRWIVHHPDAQPLDGIDLPARTEWRTQLVDQSVDGNVVREQYVFRRLPRHGMNPATSGDQSNRTETERQKPNGANASAVTEGG
- a CDS encoding peroxiredoxin, with the protein product MPLEVGTLAPDFTLKDQNNQPVTLSDYRGKKNVLLVFYPLAFTGICQGELCKVRDELPKFQNDDAEIIAISVGPPPTHKIWAAEQGYLFPLLSDFWPHGAVTQSYDVFNEKSGYPNRGTFVVDKSGYITFAEMNEPGEARDQAAWEKALAALDS
- a CDS encoding DUF3052 domain-containing protein, which translates into the protein MVAAADAQNYAQKLGISHGLVVQELGWDEDTDDALRAEIEEVSGGEMVDEDSDEVVDAVLLWWREGDGDLADELMDAISPLADEGFIWVLTPKTGHPGHVDPSEIAEAAPTAGLTQTSTISLGAWTGSRLVQPKAPSKQR